TCGATCTTGGCGCGCTGGCCGGTCGCGGCCTCGACCGCGATCTTGAACAGGTTCGTGGCGCCGACGGAGGCAAGCCCGATGCGGGCCTGCGGGTCGGCGCCGGCCACGTTGAAGTAGCGCAGCACGACAAATTGCATGCCGTAGGCCGAGGCGACGTCGTGCAGCATGATCTCGGTCATCAGCTTCGACGAGCCGTAAGGCGAGAGCGGCCGCGTCGGCGCGTGCTCGGGCACCGGCACCCGGTCCGGATTGCCGTAGACGGCGGCCGTCGACGAGAAGATGAATCGGTTGATGCCGCGCTTGACTGCGACGTTGAGCAGGTTGCGCGCAGTCATGAAGTTGTTGCGGTAGTAGCCGAGCGGGTCGTGCATCGAGTCCGGCACCACGACCGAGCCTGCGAAATGGACGATGCTCTCGATGTTGTGCTGGGCGATCACGCCTTCGAGCAGGTTCTCGTCGCCGGCATCGCCGATGAACAGCGGCACGCCTTCCGGCAGGTAAGCGGAAAAGCCGGTGGAGAGATCGTCGATCACGACGACGTCCTCGCCGGCTTCCGCCAGCGCCAGAACGGTGTGACTTCCGATGTAGCCGGCGCCGCCGGTGACAAGCACGGTCATGATCTCACCCGTCTTCCGATCATCCGATGATGCTAACGTTTGCCTGGTGAAGAGGGGGTATCGGCGCGGCTGAACTGGTCACTATGCTTAATGTTGCGTATAGGAGCCTCACGAAACGGAGCGTGACGTGGCCAATTTCCCGGGCGATCTCGAACTGATCGTGCCAAATCTGCACAGGCGCTATTCCGGTGTGACCGCGACCAACCGGATGGTCGCGCCGCGCCTGGCAAAGCTGTTCCGCGCCGCATGGCTCGGCTCGGATGCGCCGGAGGGGATCGCGCGCTTGAGCATTGCCGGTTTCCTGAAACTATGGCGCCGGCGAGCGCCGCTGATCTGGCACGCGCGGCGCAACAACGAGATGATCGCGGGCGTGCTCCTGCGCGCGCTCGGCTGGCCGTTGAAGCTCGTATTCACATCGGCTGCGCAGCGCCATCATAGCTGGATCACGCGTTGGCTGATCCGGCGGATGGATGCGATCATCGCGACGTCAGACATCTCGGCATCGTTCCTGAAAGTGAAGGCGACGGTGATTCCGCATGGCGTCGACACCGACGTCTATGCGCCGCCGCAGGATCGCGCCGCGGCGTTTGCGGAAGTCGCGCTGCCGGGCCGCTACGCCATCGGCTGCTTCGGCCGCGTGCGCGCGCAGAAGGGCAGCGATGTCTTCGTCGATGCGATGTGCCGCCTGTTGCCGCGCTATCCGGACTTCACCGCCGTCATCGTCGGCGCGATCACGCCGGAGCAGATGCCGTTCGCGAACGATCTCAAAAAGCGGATCGAGGCCGCCGGCCTCCAAGCGCGCGTCGTCATCACCGGCGAGTTGCCGATCGAAGAGGTGCAGCGCTGGTATCAGCGGTTGACGATCTACGCCTTCACCTCGCGCAACGAAGGCTTTGGCCTGACGCTGATCGAGGCGATGGCGACGGGCAGCGCGCTTGTGGCCTCACGCGCCGGCGCGGCCGAGCTCGTGGTCGAGGATGGCGCCACCGGTGTGCTGGCACCGCCGGGCGATGCGGACGCCCTGGTCGCCGCGCTCGAGCCCTTGATGCGTGATCCGGCCGCGGCGCTCGCGATGGGCGCGCGCGGACGGGCGCGGGTGCTCGAACGGTTCAGCCTCGATGCCGAGGCGGGGCGGATCGGGGAGGTCTATCGTCCGCTGCTCTGAACCGGCGCCGTCTTGACACATTGTTCATGTTTTGTTCTTAACCTGGCTATCCCTGAGTGGAGATGGCCATGGACAATCGCATCAACGAAATACGAAGACTTATCAGGGCGCTACGCGTGAGCATGCTCGAGGCTGAGGCGATCATGCGGGACCAGATCAACCGGGGTGACAGCTGCGCCTTCGTGGCCGAGGAGATCATGAAGATGCGCTCGGTCATGAGCCTGCTCGTCGAGGAGCGAACGACGCTCGGAGATACCGATCCCATTCTCGTCAAGAGCTTCTTCCTTCCCCGGCGCCCGCTGGCAGAGAGGCCTGTTGCCCGGCCGGTCAGGCGCGTGCTCGTTGGGAGGACCTGAGAAGGCAGGAGAGGCTGAAATATTTCTCCGCGTCGTTCGGCGCCGCCGGGAAGAAGGCCGTCAAGAAGGGGGCAGCAGCCGGAAGACGGAGGAGAGACAAACTGAGCCGCTAGTGCCCCTGTCAGGTCATTGCCCGCGCGCCGCTTTCGCTGAGCACGCGCTGCGCGATGGCGACGACCTCGGAGGCCGCGATGTCGCGCATGCAGCGATGGTCGTTCATCCGGCAGATCGTGCTCTGGCAGGGCTGGCAGGAGAGGATCGACTTGTTCTGCACGACGGTGGCGGCGAGGCCGTTGAGCGGCGCCCAGAGGTAGGGACTGGTCGGGCCGAAGATACCCATGGTCGGCGTGCCCAGCGCGGCTGCGATATGCATCAGCCCGGAATCATTGGAGATGGCAACGCCGGCCGCCGCCATCGCGAGCACGCCATTGCGCAAGTCCGTGCCGGTCAGGTCGCGCACGCGCGGCCCGCCGGCAGCGACGATCTCCTGGGCCATGGCCTTCTCGCCAGGGCCGCCGACCACCCAGACATCCAGGCCCTTTTCCACAAACTGGCGGGCGGCATCGGGATAGTAGGTCCAGCGCTTGGAGGCGCCGACCGATCCGGGGCCCAATGCGACCGCGGTGACCCCGGTCAGGCCGTTCGCCTGGCGCCAGCGCGCGACCTCCTCGGGCGGGGCCCGCAGCTCCGGAACCGGCCATTCCGGGGGCAGTGGTGCGCCCTCAGGCTGGGCAAGCGAGGCGTTCTTGTCGATGAAGCGCGGGAGCCGCTTCTCGCCCCAACGCCAGCGGTTGATCAGGCCGAACCGGAACTCGCCGACGAAGCCGACCCGTTCGGGGATACCGGCCAGCGCCGGCGCGATGGCCGCCTTCCAGGTCCGCGGCAGCACCAGCGCCGTGCCATACTTCCGCTCGCGCAGCAGCTTTGCGAGGCCGAATTGCCGGTTAGCTGCGAGCCGGCTGCGCGGCAGGTCCCAGACGATCCCCTCGCGTACGCCCGGCATGTAATCGACCAGGGGAGCGCAGAGCGGGGTGGTCAGGAGGTCGATCGGCCGATTCGGCCAGCGCTCGTTCAAGACCCGCACCACGGTGTGGCCGCGAACGAAATCGCCGATCCACATGTAGGGCACGATCAGGATCGGGCGCTTGTCGGCCGGATCCTCAAATCCACTAAATTGCGAATCTGTGTTCATTTCTTAAAGGGAGCCCAAGCAATGTCGATAGCGTCCGTTCGGTAGCCGCTCTGCACAGGCAGGTAAAGGCGGGACAGTTCCGATCCAAAACCGCTTACACTTTGGCGGATCATGCGCTACGGCAGGGGCTTGCGACGGGTTATTGGGCAGTCGCGCTGAATTTGGCAAATCGGGCAGGGACGGTGGAATGTTGCTGGTGACCGGCGGGGCCGGTTTTATCGGGTCGAACGTCGTGGCGGCGCTCAATGATGCGGGCCGCAGCGACGTGGTGGTCTGCGACCTCCTCGGCCACGAGGGCAAATGGCGCAATCTCGCCAAGCGACAGCTTGCCGATGTCGTGCCGCCGGCCGAGCTGATTGACTGGCTGAATGGGCGCAGGCTCGACGCCGTGGTTCACCTCGGGGCCATTTCCTCGACCACCGCAACCGATGGCGATCTCGTCATCGAGACCAATTTCCGCCTCTCGATGCGCCTTCTCAACTGGTGCGCGGCGAATGCTGTGCCGTTCATCTATGCCTCGTCGGCCGCCACCTATGGCGACGGTGAGCAAGGCTTTGGCGACGACGCATCGCTCGCCGCGCTGAAGACATTGCGGCCGATGAACCTCTACGGCTGGAGCAAGCATCTGTTCGATCTCGCCGTTGCCGAGCGCCTCGCGCGCGGCGAAAACCTGCCGCCGCAATGGGCGGGGCTGAAATTCTTCAACGTGTTCGGTCCGAACGAGTATCACAAGGGCACGATGATGAGCGTGCTGGCGCGCCGCTTCGATGACATCAGGGCCGGCCGCATCGTGCAATTGTTCAAGTCGCATCGCGAGGGCATCGCCGACGGCGACCAGCGGCGCGATTTCATCTATGTCGACGACGTCGTGCGGGTCATCATGTGGCTCCTGGCAACGCCCTCGGTCTCCGGACTCTTCAACGTCGGAACCGGCAAAGCGCGCAGCTTCAAGGATCTGATCCTCGCGGCCTACGCCGCGCTCGGCAGCAAGCCCAACATCGAATACATCGACATGCCCGAGGCGATCCGCGGCAGCTATCAGTATTTCACCCAGAGCGAGGTCGATCGCCTGTGCCGCGCCGGCTACAACGGCGGTTTCACGGCGCTCGAAGATGCAGTGAAGGCCTATGTCGGGGGCTACCTTGACCGGCCCGACCGTTTCCGCTGAGGCGTTGAGGACCATGCAAACGCCGATCTTCGATTTCGATACGCTCGCGGAGGCCATCGCCGGCCGCACCGTGCTTTGCATCGGCGATCTCATGCTCGATGAGTTCGTCTATGGCGAGGTGTCGCGGATTTCGCCGGAGGCGCCGGCGCCCGTTATCGCCGCGCAGCGCAGCGAGACCCATATCGGCGGCGCCGGCAACGTGGCGCGCAACGTCGTCTCCCTCGGCGCGCGCTGCATCTTCGCCGCGCTCGTCGGCGAGGACGACGCGGGTGCGCGGCTCAAGGCAGCGCTTTCGGAGGTCGCCGGTGTCGAAAGCGTGCTGGTGTGCGATCCATCGCGCCCCACGACGCGCAAGATGCGCTTCGTCTCCGAGCATTTTTCCACTCACATGCTGCGCGCCGACTGGGAGCAGGCGACGCCGGCCTCCACCGAGATCGAGCTGAAGCTGATCGAGGCGATCCTGCCGCAGCTTCCCCGCGCCGACATCGTTCTGCTCTCCGACTACGCCAAGGGCGTCCTGACCGCGCGCGTGATCCGCAACGTGATCGACGCCGCGCGAAAGCTCGGCAAGCGCGTGATCGTCGATCCCAAGAGCCCGAACTGGGCGATCTATCGCGGCGCCAGCCTGCTCACGCCCAACCGCAAGGAGTTTGCCGAGGCGACCCGCAGCCGCGCCGACACGGTCGATGATATCGCCGAGGCGGCGCAGGACGTGATGCGGCTTGCCGATTGCGAAGCGATCCTGGTGACGCGAAGCGAGCACGGCATGACGCTGGTGCCGCGCCAGGGCGAAGCCGTGCACGTGCCGGCCTATCCGGTGAAGGTGCGCGACGTCTCGGGCGCCGGCGACACCGTCTCGGCGGCGCTTGCCGCGACGCTCGCGGCAGGTGCCGATTGGGACACGTCGCTGCGCATGGCCAGCGCCGCGGCTGCGGTTGCGGTCGGCAAGCAGGGCACTGCGAGCGTGAGCGCGGCCGAGCTGCGGCGAAAGATCCTGCCGCATGCCTATCTTGCGGCCGAGGAGAAGATCGTGCTCGCGCCTGGTGCGCTTGCCGCAC
This genomic interval from Bradyrhizobium sp. CB82 contains the following:
- the galE gene encoding UDP-glucose 4-epimerase GalE → MTVLVTGGAGYIGSHTVLALAEAGEDVVVIDDLSTGFSAYLPEGVPLFIGDAGDENLLEGVIAQHNIESIVHFAGSVVVPDSMHDPLGYYRNNFMTARNLLNVAVKRGINRFIFSSTAAVYGNPDRVPVPEHAPTRPLSPYGSSKLMTEIMLHDVASAYGMQFVVLRYFNVAGADPQARIGLASVGATNLFKIAVEAATGQRAKIDVFGTDYPTPDGSCIRDFIHVTDLSQAHRSALAYLRGGGASTTLNCGYGRGYSVLETIDALRRVSGRSFAVQYAPRRPGDIMTMVADTSRIRSVLDWRPQYENLETIAAHALAWEEQLFRERHDELRQAVSA
- a CDS encoding glycosyltransferase family 4 protein; this translates as MANFPGDLELIVPNLHRRYSGVTATNRMVAPRLAKLFRAAWLGSDAPEGIARLSIAGFLKLWRRRAPLIWHARRNNEMIAGVLLRALGWPLKLVFTSAAQRHHSWITRWLIRRMDAIIATSDISASFLKVKATVIPHGVDTDVYAPPQDRAAAFAEVALPGRYAIGCFGRVRAQKGSDVFVDAMCRLLPRYPDFTAVIVGAITPEQMPFANDLKKRIEAAGLQARVVITGELPIEEVQRWYQRLTIYAFTSRNEGFGLTLIEAMATGSALVASRAGAAELVVEDGATGVLAPPGDADALVAALEPLMRDPAAALAMGARGRARVLERFSLDAEAGRIGEVYRPLL
- the waaF gene encoding lipopolysaccharide heptosyltransferase II, with the translated sequence MNTDSQFSGFEDPADKRPILIVPYMWIGDFVRGHTVVRVLNERWPNRPIDLLTTPLCAPLVDYMPGVREGIVWDLPRSRLAANRQFGLAKLLRERKYGTALVLPRTWKAAIAPALAGIPERVGFVGEFRFGLINRWRWGEKRLPRFIDKNASLAQPEGAPLPPEWPVPELRAPPEEVARWRQANGLTGVTAVALGPGSVGASKRWTYYPDAARQFVEKGLDVWVVGGPGEKAMAQEIVAAGGPRVRDLTGTDLRNGVLAMAAAGVAISNDSGLMHIAAALGTPTMGIFGPTSPYLWAPLNGLAATVVQNKSILSCQPCQSTICRMNDHRCMRDIAASEVVAIAQRVLSESGARAMT
- the rfaD gene encoding ADP-glyceromanno-heptose 6-epimerase, translating into MLLVTGGAGFIGSNVVAALNDAGRSDVVVCDLLGHEGKWRNLAKRQLADVVPPAELIDWLNGRRLDAVVHLGAISSTTATDGDLVIETNFRLSMRLLNWCAANAVPFIYASSAATYGDGEQGFGDDASLAALKTLRPMNLYGWSKHLFDLAVAERLARGENLPPQWAGLKFFNVFGPNEYHKGTMMSVLARRFDDIRAGRIVQLFKSHREGIADGDQRRDFIYVDDVVRVIMWLLATPSVSGLFNVGTGKARSFKDLILAAYAALGSKPNIEYIDMPEAIRGSYQYFTQSEVDRLCRAGYNGGFTALEDAVKAYVGGYLDRPDRFR
- the rfaE1 gene encoding D-glycero-beta-D-manno-heptose-7-phosphate kinase, which encodes MQTPIFDFDTLAEAIAGRTVLCIGDLMLDEFVYGEVSRISPEAPAPVIAAQRSETHIGGAGNVARNVVSLGARCIFAALVGEDDAGARLKAALSEVAGVESVLVCDPSRPTTRKMRFVSEHFSTHMLRADWEQATPASTEIELKLIEAILPQLPRADIVLLSDYAKGVLTARVIRNVIDAARKLGKRVIVDPKSPNWAIYRGASLLTPNRKEFAEATRSRADTVDDIAEAAQDVMRLADCEAILVTRSEHGMTLVPRQGEAVHVPAYPVKVRDVSGAGDTVSAALAATLAAGADWDTSLRMASAAAAVAVGKQGTASVSAAELRRKILPHAYLAAEEKIVLAPGALAAQLADWRKQGLRVGFTNGCFDILHPGHVKVLTAARAACDRLVVGLNSDASVRRLKGEDRPVQNERARAEVLAALEAVDLVVIFEEDTPINLITDIKPSVLVKGGDYTREQVVGYDVVEAAGGTVVLVDILRGFSTTALVNRARGGTT